Proteins from one Panicum virgatum strain AP13 chromosome 7K, P.virgatum_v5, whole genome shotgun sequence genomic window:
- the LOC120641113 gene encoding transcription factor bHLH128-like: protein MNLTRQGALSQISEDGIPDLTNNVHGIGHGEENITANNVARSFSTGFSIGSWEDSNSIVFSNPASKGVHNNDDIIASLSNYELQFGALKETTGIDKYLQMQHDQVPFRVRAKRGCATHPRSIAERERRTRISEKLRKLQALVPNMDKQTSTADMLDLAVDHIRGLQSELQGLKEDKEKCTCRGNNRPSSGR from the exons ATGAACTTAACCAGACAAGGAGCCCTCTCTCAGATATCTGAAGACGGAATACCCGACCTCACCAACAATGTGCATGGTATTGGACACGGTGAAGAGAACATCACTGCCAACAATGTGGCACGGTCTTTCTCCACCGGGTTCTCAATCGGTTCATGGGAGGATTCAAATTCTATTGTGTTCTCTAACCCAGCAAGCAAAGGAGTACATAACAACGATGATATCATAGCCAGCCTTAGCAATTATGAATTACAG TTTGGTGCATTGAAGGAAACGACGGGCATAGATAAATATCTTCAGATGCAGCATGACCAGGTTCCGTTCAGAGTACGAGCCAAGCGCGGATGTGCCACACACCCAAGGAGCATCGCTGAGCGG GAGCGAAGAACCCGGATAAGCGAGAAACTCAGAAAATTACAGGCCCTAGTGCCTAACATGGACAAG CAAACGAGTACAGCGGACATGCTGGACTTAGCAGTTGATCACATCAGAGGACTACAGAGTGAGCTGCAG GGTCTCAAGGAAGACAAGGAGAAGTGCACCTGCCGCGGCAATAATCGCCCATCATCAGGGAGATGA
- the LOC120641115 gene encoding uncharacterized protein LOC120641115: MLKMSCQKLSRQYLHLVMNEGRGLYSLRHMDVSKLFYPSTPEALDAEAQVKKKKKKNGINKVGSIGRLPRPSMYFESHTRGASSPDSLTNVFALFGESKNKILYSDANGHTTIYNTSLHSFTPMPDMHFPKGPNCMAAHITRTADHARSDFAINPTVDHEFFDENPIGDHTDSLYMMHMDQEQGSFEVLAYYPVGYWKWRVLPLPPFFDDQDYKVCSDIPYAVIDGTRICVSSDTTTYSFDTVSLKWSKTGDWVLPFHSKAEYVPELNLWIGLSASSHSNLCALDLSTSAMDSCDVVPTVQNVRFDVDLPEDWSLKSSNLVNLGGGRFCIATFFDTADGGPKTTVFTGVDVLPCGDNQQREPAVLRIKHKSKCLVTDRIQYVL; this comes from the coding sequence ATGTTGAAGATGAGCTGCCAGAAGTTGAGCCGTCAGTATCTGCATTTGGTGATGAACGAGGGGCGTGGCTTGTACTCGTTGAGGCACATGGACGTGTCTAAGCTCTTCTACCCATCGACACCTGAAGCACTGGATGCAGAGgctcaagtgaagaagaagaagaagaagaatggcatcAATAAAGTTGGGAGCATCGGCAGATTGCCTAGACCGAGCATGTACTTCGAATCACACACCCGCGGTGCATCTAGTCCAGACAGTttgactaatgtgtttgctctCTTTGGGGAGAGCAAGAACAAGATCCTCTACTCAGATGCAAATGGTCACACCACAATCTACAACACTAGCTTGCACTCCTTCACACCAATGCCTGATATGCATTTTCCCAAGGGGCCCAATTGTATGGCTGCTCATATCACTCGCACTGCTGATCATGCAAGGTCTGATTTTGCAATCAACCCGACAGTGGATCATGAATTCTTCGATGAGAACCCCATTGGTGACCACACTGACAGCCTCTACATGATGCACATGGACCAGGAACAGGGCAGCTTTGAAGTGCTTGCATACTACCCTGTGGGGTACTGGAAATGGCGCGTACTCCCATTGCCACCATTCTTTGACGACCAGGATTACAAGGTCTGCAGTGACATTCCTTATGCAGTCATCGATGGTACCCGAATCTGTGTATCATCTGACACCACAACTTATTCTTTTGACACGGTGTCGCTTAAGTGGAGCAAGACTGGAGACTGGGTGCTGCCCTTTCACAGCAAAGCGGAGTATGTTCCTGAGCTGAACCTGTGGATTGGCCTTTCTGCTAGCAGCCATTCCAACCTGTGCGCTTTGGACCTTTCCACTTCTGCCATGGATTCTTGTGATGTGGTGCCGACAGTGCAGAATGTTAGGTTTGATGTTGACCTACCTGAGGACTGGTCACTGAAAAGTAGCAACTTGGTGAACCTGGGTGGCGGCCGATTTTGCATTGCTACGTTTTTCGATACTGCAGATGGCGGTCCAAAGACGACTGTCTTCACTGGTGTGGATGTGTTGCCCTGTGGTGACAATCAACAAAGGGAACCGGCTGTCCTCAGGATCAAGCACAAGTCCAAATGCCTTGTCACAGACAGGATCCAGTATGTGCTATGA